The Candidatus Thermoplasmatota archaeon DNA segment GCGGGCCTCGCGCTCGCGATGGGCCGACGTCGCATCGCTTAGGCATCAATCCGATCCCGGGCTGCGCGACAGGTATTAGCGCCGCCCCGGGCTCACGGATCCGTTGTCATCCGACCCGCGCCCGGCGATCGCGGAGCGCCTGGCCGAGACCCGCGCCCGCACCCTCGCGCTCCTCGCGCCGGTGGCCGACGAGGATTACGCCGCGCTCCATTCGCCGTTCGCGGGGCCCCTTGCGTGGGACGTGGGCCACGTTCCCGGCTTCGAGGAGCTGTGGCTCGTGAAGCGCACCGGGCCCGACCGCGCGCGATACGCAGGCGCGACCGAAGGGCTCGATCCGCGCTTCGACGCCGCCGTCCACGCCAAGCCCGAGCGCGCGAAGCTCGCCCTCCCGACGCGCGACGAGGCGACGCGCGAGATGGCCCGCGTGAGGGCCGCCGCGCTCGCGGCGCTCGAAAAGGTCCCGCTCGACGCCTCCGACCCGCTCCTTGCCGACGCCTTCGTGCATCACATGGTCCTGAACCACGAGGCGCAGCACCAGGAGACGATGCTGATCACGCTCGCCCTCATGCCCAAAGGGCGCTACGTCCCCCCGCGCGAGGGCGAGAAGCCCCGCCGCGCGGGAGCGAAGCCCGACGGGTTCGCGCGGGTGCGCGCAGGCGCGTTCAGGATGGGGTCGCAGCGTTCGGCCGGAACCTACGACAACGAATGGCCCGCGCACGAGGTCGACGTTCCCGCGTTCAATATCGGCCGGGCGCCGGTCACGAACGGCGAGTATCTCCGCTTCGTCGAAGCCGGCGGTTACGACCGCGAGGAGTTCTGGTCCGAGGACGGCTGGATGATGAAGCTCGTGAGGGGATGGAGGCACCCGCTCTCGTGGTCGAGGCGAGAGGAGGGCTGGACGCTCCGGGAATTCGATCGCGAATCGCCGCTTCCGCTCGATGCCCCGGTCACCCACGTCTCCTGGTATGAAGCGGAAGCCTACGCGCGCTTCGCGGGCGCGCGCCTTCCGACCGAGGCCGAGTGGGAGAAGGCCGCGCGTTGGGACCCCGCGACGGGCGCGACGCGCGCGTTCCCTTGGGGCGACGCTCCCTGGGAGCCGCGCCGCGCGAATCTCGGCGCCCGTCTCTTCGGCGTCGCCGATGCCGGCGCCTATCCCGACGGCGTGTCCGCCGTCGGCGCGCACCAGATGGTGGGCGACGTCTGGGAATGGACCGCGAGCGAGTTCGAGCCTTACGACGGCTTCGAGGCCTTCCCGTACGACGGCTACAGCGTACCTTTCATGAAAGGCGGCTACTTCGTGCTCAAGGGCGGAAGCTGGGCGACGGCGCCGAGCGTCGCGCGCCCGGCCTTCCGCAATTGGCACCAGCCCGATCATCAGCAGGAATTCGCCGGCTTCCGCCTCGCCAAGGACGTGGATCCATGACCTCGGCCCTCGAACCCGCGACGCCCAATCCCGCGTTCGCCTCCGACGTCCGCCTCGGCCTCGGCGCGAAGGCGAAGTCGCTCCCCCCGCGCTGGTTCTACGACGACGTGGGCAGCGCGCTCTTCGAGGTCATCACGCTCCTTCCCGAATACTACCTCACGCGGACCGAGGAGACCATCCTGCGCATGCACGCCGACCGCATCGCCGCGCGGCTGCCCGAGGGCGTCGAGCTGGTCGAGCTGGGTTCCGGAAGCAGCCGCAAGACCTCGCTCATGATCGAGGCCATCCTGCGGCGGCAGGACAAGCTCGTGTACCGCCCGATCGACATCTCGAAAAGCGCCCTCGACGAGGCCGCCCGGAGGCTCCGCGGAACCCACACGGGCCTCGTCGTCGAGCCCGTTGCGGCGCGCTACCGCCAGGGCTTGCAGCAGATCCGCGAGAACGGCGCGCCCAAGGTCGTTCTCTTCATCGGCAGCAGCATCGGCAACTTCGACCCCGCCGAGGCCAGGAAGTTCCTCGTCGACGTGCGCGAAGTCATGTCCCCGATGGACTCGCTCCTCCTCGGCACGGACCTCGAGAAGGAGCGCTTCATCGTCGAGCCGGCCTACGACGACCCGCAGGGGGTCACGGCCGCGTTCAATCTGAACGTCCTCGCGCGCATCAACCGCGAGCTCGGCGGCGACTTCGACCTCCGTCGGTTCCGGCACGTCGCCGAGTACAACGTCGCCGAGCACCGCGTCGAGATCTCGCTCGAATCGACGGAGGCGCAGACCGTCCGCATCGAAGCGCTCGGGCTCGACATCGCCTTTGCGAAGGGCGAGCGCATCCACACCGAGAACAGCTACAAGTTCACGCGCGCCATGATCGAGGACCTCGCGACCGGGGCCGGGTTCCACCTCCACGAGTCGTGGACCGATCCCGCGGAATGGTTCGCGCTGAGTCTCCTGTGCCTGTGAGCGGACGTTCGCGGACGCCGTCCCGACGTCGCGCCGGTTCAGTCCCCGCGCGCCGTGACCCGGGCCGCGCCCTTCAGGCCTTGATCACCCGCAGCACGCGTCCCCCGATATCGACGACGTACAGCTCCCCCGCCTCGTCCTCGCCGAAGCTCGCGATCCGGTGATCGGTGTCGAGAAGCTTCCGCGTGACCCATGTTCCGTTCTCGGCGCGCGTGCCCCAGATCGTGCCGCTGCAGAAGTCGCCGTAGACGAACGTGCCGACGAGGTCGGGAATCCTGCCGCCTCGATAGGCGTATCCGCCCGTGACGCTGCAGTGGCCTCCGCCGTGGTCGTATTCGGCCACGGGGAACACGACGTTGCCCGAGGCCTCGCCGCTCTTGAAGCGCTTCGTGCCCTCCCACACGTTCCAACCGTAGTTCTCGCCGCCGAGGCTTTTCGCGGGCTGGAAGTTGACCTCCTCGCGTTCGCGCTGTCCCACGTCCGCGATCCAGAGGTCGCCCGTCTCGCGGTCGAAGCTGAACCGCCACGGGTTCCGGAGTCCCCATGCCCAGATCTCGGGCCTGCCCGCGCCGGCCGTGAAGGGGTTGTTCGGCGGGATTGCATACTTCTCGCCCTTGACGTCGAGCCGCAGGATCTTGCCCAGGAGCGAATTCTTGTCCTGCGCGTGGCCCTCGGGATCGCCGCCCGAGCCCCCGTCGCCGAGGCCGACGTAGAGGAATCCATCGGGCCCGAAGGCGAGATGCCCGCCGTTGTGGTTGGGATAGGGCTGCTTCACGCTGAGGATCGTGGTGGCGCTCGCGGGGTCCGCGAGGTTCGCGGCCGCGGTCCTGTAGCGCGCGACGACGGTGTCGCCCTCGCGGTCGGTGTAGTCCACGAAGAAGCGTCCCGTTGTCTCGAAGTCGGGCGCGAACGCGAGGCCGAGGAGGCCGCGCTCGCCGCCGGTCGAGATGAGGGGGGAGACGTCGAGGAAGGGGAGCGGGGAGACGGTGCCGTTGGTCACGACCTTCACACGGCCTCCCTGCTCGACGACGAAGAGGCGGCCGCTTCCGTCGCCGGCGTGCGTGATCAGGATGGGCCCCGAGAGTCCGCTCAGGAACGGGGCGAGCCCGATCCGGGGCTCCCGGAAGGTGGCGTTCGGGGCGTTGCCGCCGTCCGTGGGCGGCGTCGGCCCGGAGCGGGGCTCGCTCCCCTCGGGGGCGGCGCAGCCCGCGAGGGCGGCGGTGACGACGAGGAGCGCGACGACGAGGCGCATGCGGGACGGACGGTCGGACCCGGTTTATCGGTTGCGGCGACGATGGTGCTATGCTCGCCGGAGGCGTTCGCGCCGTCATGAGCGCCCTCGACCTCGTCCGATACAACCACCACTTGTGGAAGCGCTTCGCGGACTTCTACGTCCAGAAGTGCACGTGGGAGGAGCTGTCCCACAATCACGAGACGAGCCATCAATCGATCGCGAACGTGAGCATGCACGCCATCAACATGGAGGACTGGTTCCTGCACTACGTGCTCCCCGGAAAGGAGTGGGACGGGCCCAAGTGGGACGGCTTCAGAGACGCGCCTTCGATGCAGGCGCGCGTGCGCGAGGTGACGGCGAAGACGGAATCGTTCCTCAAGGGCCGGAAGCCCGCGGACCTCTCGAAGGAGGTGACGCTGCATTGGGGCGGCGGCAAGACGTCGAAAACGACGCTCGAGACGCTCCTCCACGAGGTCGTGAACGAGGCGACGCACCACCGGGGCGAAGTGCTCGCCATGCTCTGGCGCATCGACAAGGAGCCTCCGTACGAATCCTACCTCGAGTGGAAAACCGCTCAGCCGACGTAATCGCGGCACGCGTAGCACCAGAGCCACCCGTCGCCTGCCGGCGTGAGGGCCCGGATGAGCGGGTGGCCCTCGGCCTTCGCGTGCGTCGTGTTGTGCCCCTGCTGCGATTCGCAGCATCCGACATGCCCGCACGTGAGGCAGCTCCGGAGGTTGAATCCGGAGCCGCATCCTTCGCACGCCTTCGCGCGGGGCGCGACCTCGGCGGCGGGCATGTGGGCGCAACGGACGGCCATCGGAGGAGGGAGAACGCGCGTCGGCTTGAACCGCGCCTCAGACGGAGCGTCGGGAAGCGGGAACTCCGACCCGGGGCGCGTCGCGGACCGCGACGGCCGCGAGGATGAGGCCGAGGTGCGAAAGCGCCTGGGGATAATTGCCGAGCGGCTCGCGGCTCACCGGGTCGGCTTCCTCGGCGAGAAGCCCGAGGGGGCCGGCCGTATCGAGGGCGGCGTCGATGGCGGCGCGCGCGCCCGCGACGTCGCCGACCGCGGCGAGGTTTTCGGCGAGCCAGAACGAGCCGACGAGGAACGCGCCCTCGGATCCGTCGAGGCCGTCGTCCACGACGTAGCGCTGGAGGAGCCCGTGCTGACCGAGATCCTCGACGATCCGGGAGACGGTGGCGCGCATCCGAGGATCGCCGTAATCGATGAACCCGAGGATGGGGAGCAGGAGGTTCGACGCGTCCGCGTCCGCGCGCTCCTCGCTCTGCACGAAGGAGCCGAAATCCTCGCTCCAGCCGGACGTCATGAGGCGATCGCGCACGGCGTCCATCGCGCGGTCCCACGCCGCGAACGGCGCGTCGAGATCGTTTTCCGCCGCGATCTTGAGTCCGTGGTCGAGCGCGAACCAGGCCATCATCTTCGAGTACACGTAATGGCGGTGGCGGCCGCGCATCTCCCAGAGACCCGAATCGCCGCGCTCCCAGTGCTCGCGGACCCATTCCACGAGCGACCGGATCGCGCGCCAGTTCTCGTCGCGGTGCTCGCCCTCGAAGACATGCTTCGCGCGGTGGAAGCACATCATCACCTCGCCGTAGGTGTCGAGCTGGTGCTGCTCGGCGGCCGCGTTCCCGACGCGGACGGGAGACGAACGTCGATAGCCTTCGAGATGGTCGAGGCGGATCTCCTCAAGCTCGCGGGCCCCGTCGACCTGATAGAGCATCTGGATGTCGTCCGGAGCGTCGCGGCGGAGGATGGCGGCGAGCCACTCCTTGAAGCGGCGCGCCTCGTCCTTGTACCCGAGCGTCTCGAACGCCATGACGATGAAGACGCCGTCCCTGAGCCACGCGAACCGATAGTCCCAGTTGCGAAAACCGCCGAGCGATTCGGGGAGCGAGGTCGTCGGCGCGGCGACGAAGGCGCCGGTCGGGGCGTGCTGCATGAGCTTCAGCGCGAGGGCGCTGCGCTCGACCTCCGCGCGGTAGGGGCCATGGTACGCGCATCGCGAAAGCCACCGGTTCCAGAAGGAGATCTCCTCGTCGAGGAGTCGCGGCGCGAGCGCGCGGGCATCGACCGCCGGCGCGGGCTCGTCGAGGGTCCGCCAGTCGAGGACGAATGCGTGGCGCTCGCCGGGCCGCGCGCGGAACGTCGTCTCGACTCGACCCGGCCCCGCTTCGAGCGGCACGGTCGACGCGAGCGCGAGGCCGTCCCGCCCGCCCGTCACGGGCCAGAGCTCGACGCCGTTCCGCGTCGTCCTCGCCTCCGCCGGTCGGCGCCCGTAGTCGAACCCGGGGACGAGCTCGATCGTGACGTCGATCTCGCCCCGATCGCAGGCCAGGAGGCGCACGATCCGGCGCGGCCCGGAGGACGCGTCGACGGAGCCCTCGATGTGGGGCATGAAGGTCGTGAGATGGACGTCCGCGTCGCTCGTGCGGAAGCGCGTCCGGAGGACGTTCGTTCCATCGAGGTACGCGAACGTCCGCGCGTGGCGCACCGGGGGCGCGATCGTGAAGTGACCGCCGCGGTCGAGGTCGAGGATGCGCGCGAACACGCTTGGCGCGTCGAAGCGATCGGGGCACCACCAGTCGACGCCTCCCTCGCTCCCGACGAGCGCCGCGCTCACGCCGTCGCCGACGAGGCCGTAGTCGTTGAGGCCCGGGTAGGCGTTCCGGGCGAGCGGTCGCGCGGCGGCCATGGATGTGGGTGTCCGCGTCGCCGCTTCACCGGTCCGGCCGCGTCGTCGATCAGAGACCGAAGGCGAGCGCCGCGACGACGCCGAGGCTCAGCGCTCCAACAAGGATCGCGATGGCGACGAGCCAGCGATTCGGCGCGTTGTAGCGCTCGTCCCGGATCTCCGAGCGCGCCCGGCTGTAGTCGTAGGCGGCGAAGGCGAAGAGCAAGACGCCCGCGAAGGCGAACCCGATCCCGAGACCGAGAAAGGCCAGCTGCGATGCGGGCGCGCGACCGGGCAGGAACCGCGCGATCGCGATTCCGACCGCGACGACGGCGAGCCCCGTCCGGATCCAGGCCGCGAAGGTCCGCTCGTTCGCGAGCTTCGAGCGCACGCGGGCCTCCTCATCGCGATCCATGGCCGGATTCCGACCCGGACAGGCATCGCAATCATGGCCGCGTCATGGGTCGCTGGGGATCCCACGCCGCGAACCGATCGCAGTCGCGGACCTCGTCGATGACGCGCTCGCCGCCATTCGCGTCGTGACGCACGAGCACGGTTTCCGTGCAGGCTTCGAACGCGACGGAGCCCTCGGGCATCAGGATGGAAACCGTCGTCCAATAGAGACCGAGGGTGGAGCTGTCGCGGCCGAGGCCGAGGGTGAACGGCGTCGAACCTGTCGTGGGCAGGCATGGCACCTGATGGGGGCTGCACGTGGGTTGGCCCTGCCGCATCCCCCAGATCCCGCTGGGTCCCCACGCTTCGTCGGGCGTGAGCGTGACGCGGATGAAGATCATCTCGTATTGCGCATCCTCGCCTTGCCGACCCTCCACGCCGACGAATTCGCCCGCGGGATTGTCGTATTCGTCGGGCATCGGTCGGGTTCCGCCCTGGTAGGGATCGGGA contains these protein-coding regions:
- the egtB gene encoding ergothioneine biosynthesis protein EgtB → MSSDPRPAIAERLAETRARTLALLAPVADEDYAALHSPFAGPLAWDVGHVPGFEELWLVKRTGPDRARYAGATEGLDPRFDAAVHAKPERAKLALPTRDEATREMARVRAAALAALEKVPLDASDPLLADAFVHHMVLNHEAQHQETMLITLALMPKGRYVPPREGEKPRRAGAKPDGFARVRAGAFRMGSQRSAGTYDNEWPAHEVDVPAFNIGRAPVTNGEYLRFVEAGGYDREEFWSEDGWMMKLVRGWRHPLSWSRREEGWTLREFDRESPLPLDAPVTHVSWYEAEAYARFAGARLPTEAEWEKAARWDPATGATRAFPWGDAPWEPRRANLGARLFGVADAGAYPDGVSAVGAHQMVGDVWEWTASEFEPYDGFEAFPYDGYSVPFMKGGYFVLKGGSWATAPSVARPAFRNWHQPDHQQEFAGFRLAKDVDP
- a CDS encoding PQQ-dependent sugar dehydrogenase, whose protein sequence is MRLVVALLVVTAALAGCAAPEGSEPRSGPTPPTDGGNAPNATFREPRIGLAPFLSGLSGPILITHAGDGSGRLFVVEQGGRVKVVTNGTVSPLPFLDVSPLISTGGERGLLGLAFAPDFETTGRFFVDYTDREGDTVVARYRTAAANLADPASATTILSVKQPYPNHNGGHLAFGPDGFLYVGLGDGGSGGDPEGHAQDKNSLLGKILRLDVKGEKYAIPPNNPFTAGAGRPEIWAWGLRNPWRFSFDRETGDLWIADVGQREREEVNFQPAKSLGGENYGWNVWEGTKRFKSGEASGNVVFPVAEYDHGGGHCSVTGGYAYRGGRIPDLVGTFVYGDFCSGTIWGTRAENGTWVTRKLLDTDHRIASFGEDEAGELYVVDIGGRVLRVIKA
- a CDS encoding UBP-type zinc finger domain-containing protein, which gives rise to MAVRCAHMPAAEVAPRAKACEGCGSGFNLRSCLTCGHVGCCESQQGHNTTHAKAEGHPLIRALTPAGDGWLWCYACRDYVG
- a CDS encoding DinB family protein, which produces MSALDLVRYNHHLWKRFADFYVQKCTWEELSHNHETSHQSIANVSMHAINMEDWFLHYVLPGKEWDGPKWDGFRDAPSMQARVREVTAKTESFLKGRKPADLSKEVTLHWGGGKTSKTTLETLLHEVVNEATHHRGEVLAMLWRIDKEPPYESYLEWKTAQPT
- a CDS encoding glycoside hydrolase family 15 protein; this translates as MAAARPLARNAYPGLNDYGLVGDGVSAALVGSEGGVDWWCPDRFDAPSVFARILDLDRGGHFTIAPPVRHARTFAYLDGTNVLRTRFRTSDADVHLTTFMPHIEGSVDASSGPRRIVRLLACDRGEIDVTIELVPGFDYGRRPAEARTTRNGVELWPVTGGRDGLALASTVPLEAGPGRVETTFRARPGERHAFVLDWRTLDEPAPAVDARALAPRLLDEEISFWNRWLSRCAYHGPYRAEVERSALALKLMQHAPTGAFVAAPTTSLPESLGGFRNWDYRFAWLRDGVFIVMAFETLGYKDEARRFKEWLAAILRRDAPDDIQMLYQVDGARELEEIRLDHLEGYRRSSPVRVGNAAAEQHQLDTYGEVMMCFHRAKHVFEGEHRDENWRAIRSLVEWVREHWERGDSGLWEMRGRHRHYVYSKMMAWFALDHGLKIAAENDLDAPFAAWDRAMDAVRDRLMTSGWSEDFGSFVQSEERADADASNLLLPILGFIDYGDPRMRATVSRIVEDLGQHGLLQRYVVDDGLDGSEGAFLVGSFWLAENLAAVGDVAGARAAIDAALDTAGPLGLLAEEADPVSREPLGNYPQALSHLGLILAAVAVRDAPRVGVPASRRSV
- a CDS encoding DUF202 domain-containing protein codes for the protein MDRDEEARVRSKLANERTFAAWIRTGLAVVAVGIAIARFLPGRAPASQLAFLGLGIGFAFAGVLLFAFAAYDYSRARSEIRDERYNAPNRWLVAIAILVGALSLGVVAALAFGL
- the egtD gene encoding L-histidine N(alpha)-methyltransferase, giving the protein MTSALEPATPNPAFASDVRLGLGAKAKSLPPRWFYDDVGSALFEVITLLPEYYLTRTEETILRMHADRIAARLPEGVELVELGSGSSRKTSLMIEAILRRQDKLVYRPIDISKSALDEAARRLRGTHTGLVVEPVAARYRQGLQQIRENGAPKVVLFIGSSIGNFDPAEARKFLVDVREVMSPMDSLLLGTDLEKERFIVEPAYDDPQGVTAAFNLNVLARINRELGGDFDLRRFRHVAEYNVAEHRVEISLESTEAQTVRIEALGLDIAFAKGERIHTENSYKFTRAMIEDLATGAGFHLHESWTDPAEWFALSLLCL